A genomic stretch from uncultured Draconibacterium sp. includes:
- a CDS encoding YciI family protein yields MKKITFAFCLFTFAFSLAVSAQDQREFSYTEGDTTYTMKRYVFMLLESGETKSKDSTEAAYYQQMHMAHLNMLAESGKLIVAGPFEGGGNHRGLLIFDVETVDEALKLEGEDPSVKTNRLKMNAFYWWGAKGTVIN; encoded by the coding sequence GTGAAAAAAATTACTTTTGCTTTTTGCCTTTTCACTTTTGCCTTTAGCTTAGCTGTTTCGGCGCAGGACCAACGCGAATTCTCCTACACAGAAGGCGACACCACTTACACCATGAAACGTTATGTTTTTATGCTGCTTGAGAGCGGAGAAACAAAAAGTAAGGACTCAACTGAAGCAGCCTATTACCAGCAAATGCACATGGCACACTTAAATATGTTGGCAGAAAGCGGGAAACTTATTGTAGCCGGTCCGTTTGAGGGTGGTGGCAATCATCGGGGACTTTTAATTTTTGATGTGGAAACAGTAGACGAAGCTTTAAAACTGGAAGGCGAAGATCCATCAGTAAAAACAAACCGGTTAAAGATGAATGCCTTTTATTGGTGGGGCGCCAAAGGCACTGTCATCAATTAA
- the msrA gene encoding peptide-methionine (S)-S-oxide reductase MsrA: protein MQKATLGGGCFWCTEAIYLELKGVVDVKPGYSGGHVKNPTYKQVCNGTTGHAEVVQITFDPEVVSFSEILEVFFMTHDPTTLNRQGNDVGPQYRSAIFYHNEEQKEVAERVIDLFEKEEVYSRPIVTEVTKFDQFYIAEDYHINYYARNKTQGYCQFVVAPKLEKFKKIFKDQLK from the coding sequence TTGCAGAAAGCCACATTGGGCGGAGGATGCTTTTGGTGTACCGAAGCCATTTATCTGGAGTTAAAAGGAGTTGTTGATGTAAAACCGGGTTACAGTGGCGGCCACGTTAAAAACCCAACGTACAAACAGGTTTGCAACGGAACAACCGGCCATGCTGAAGTAGTGCAAATTACTTTCGATCCGGAAGTGGTGAGTTTTTCAGAAATTCTGGAAGTGTTTTTTATGACACACGACCCAACAACGTTGAACAGACAAGGCAACGATGTAGGTCCGCAATACCGTTCAGCAATCTTCTATCATAACGAAGAACAAAAAGAGGTGGCAGAACGCGTTATCGATCTTTTTGAAAAAGAAGAGGTTTATAGCAGACCAATTGTTACCGAAGTAACAAAATTCGACCAATTTTATATTGCCGAAGATTACCACATCAACTATTACGCACGTAACAAAACACAAGGTTATTGCCAGTTTGTGGTAGCTCCTAAGCTGGAAAAATTCAAGAAGATTTTTAAAGACCAACTGAAATAA
- a CDS encoding DUF6787 family protein, with the protein MFERLKKKWNLNSNFQVLIILFVFSITGSAALYVRKGVFDLVGITEATSLWVKVPLYIITVVPAYQVLLLLIASVFGQFRFAWEFEKKTFSRFIPKKK; encoded by the coding sequence ATGTTTGAGCGACTAAAAAAGAAATGGAACCTTAACAGCAATTTCCAGGTTTTAATAATTCTGTTTGTATTTTCCATTACCGGAAGTGCAGCTCTTTATGTGCGTAAAGGAGTTTTCGATTTGGTGGGCATAACCGAAGCAACCAGCCTTTGGGTAAAAGTTCCGCTTTACATTATAACCGTAGTTCCGGCCTACCAGGTACTATTGTTACTGATTGCATCGGTATTTGGGCAATTCCGCTTTGCATGGGAGTTTGAGAAAAAAACCTTTTCACGATTTATACCTAAAAAGAAATGA